gaaaaataaactgaataagATCGGATACAAATTGGAACATCTCTTTATCtctaaaaagttgaaaaagataGGTTTTATATTAATCAGGAAGTTCCCGGGCCGGGCCAAGCATTTGGGCCAATCGGCACTTGCCATGTGTCAATCGGCACTCCAAGATAGCCGACAGGCCCTCTTGGGTGCCGAGCCcccttttcaattttggtttgatttggactccttttttgagaatttttgaGCCGAGAATTGCACTTAAATGCgtttttaattcatattataaaaattaatccctttttcttgatattcaggtctttaaagtaataattatatgatagataaatattctaaaaagacttaaacatccacaatttcttttttatctgattatccactttattcccatgcaagcagGCTTATTTTTTACACTAACCAACAACCATTCACgaaattatttaattcattttaattgtttaattaattagaattaatttaaattattcacACGTAATTAgttccacccaaacaaaatgcatgtgGTCCGTGAAAACTTGAttatgtgatatctttcaatccgacggTCTGATTTGCGAATCGGGCATACCGTCGCAATCGTTAGAAtcctaaaatcatttttatgatatgtgtCAAACCGTAAGCTGTGtcattccacctcaaaaccaattggtgatgaAGAAGGCACATTCAAATCGTTTATGGCATTCAACATTACACCACAAGGGCCTCtttttagagtggttgtagagagtcaaattgtggtcccCCCAACAATCCTTCCCTCACAATGACACTTCCATGACTCGAGTGTCTACAATGTCATTTACTTTCAATCTTTTGACAACACCTACCTAGTTCTAACATTGTTGTCTCATCTAATCCTAACTCGTATgagttggctacaaccaaggaagggggcttgcattttatattgagtaacagggaaaattacaattttgatgTTAAGGTCGGGtgttgtggacttgtaggttttgtAAAGGCTGTGATTGATTGTGGGCATTTAAgatgtgtattttattttagaattaaggagaaagaaaaagataagttttatatcaattttcattcaACAATATTCAtctaaagttgtttttttatttctcattactTGAAATGAATAATTATAAGGGATATATGTGTGCAATCTATAATTGTTACTtcttatgatgaactcattattaacaaagttctataacaattatgatataatatatatatatatatatatatatatatacacacgcgcGCGCGTACAACATCCTCCAAAACCATCTTAtatgaaatattataaaattatctgTGCATTGCACGTGAAACTTACTAGTTATGTATAAGTGTACACCTCTTATTGAAAATCCTAAAAAATCATCAGGGGACAGCCTTGTCAAACATGCATGGATATACACTACTTTCATACGTAAAAAgtgtattttactatttatctAGCTTCCATTTGTGAATGTGTGACATTATTTATAGAACATTTTTCTAGCTTAATTTCGAAACCCCCTAATGTTCCATCTTGATTAGTGTTGACAAAAAATGCAAGATGTTTTGGAGGGAAGAGTTGAAGAGTTTCTTTTGAAAGCATAGAAACAACATCTACCATGATGGGTCTATCTGTTGCTTGGTCTTGTACGCATAAAAGACCAACATGAATGCATCTCAATACATTAGATGGAAGGCATGACCCATCTAATATTGTTGGGTCAATTAGCTCTAAACCCTTACCTTCATTCCATAATTGCCATGCCTAATACAATCCAGTTGTAAACAAGATGTTAGTAAgttcaaaattatgtatataaatTTAGAGTTACGAGAGAAACTTACATATCCTATAAGGTTGAGCTGATAATCAAAGCAATTGTGACTATTATTTTTCTTGCCGCTCACGATTTCCAATAGTAGGACTCCATAGCTAAATACATCAGTTTTCATTGAAACAACACCATACCTAGCATACTCTGGAGGCATATAACCACTGAAGGAATAATTCAAAAATGTACTTTAGTGTATAAACAAGCACATATTCACATACACACGTGCtcaaaaatagaattaaattatGCTTACTTGAACCTTAATTAATACTTACTATGTTCCAACAATTCTATTTGTGTTTTCTTCTAATCCTTTCAGCCCAAATATTCTAGCCATTCCAAAGTCTGAAATTTTTAGATTCATCTCCCCATCAAGCAAAATGTTGCTTGCTTTTAAATCTCGGTGAATTACTCTTAGTCTTGAATATTTGTGAAGATAAACAAGTCCTTGAGCAATGCCTTCAATGATGTTGAAGCGTTTTTTCCAATTTAATATAAACCTTTTAGTAGAATCTAATACAgagtaaaaaaatttgctagCAAATGATTAGTATTGAttgatttcatataaaaatgtgtgtgtgtgtgtgtgtgtgtgtgtgtgtcatcATATAAGAAATTTTTCTTAGTAATGAACATATGTCCTACCAAAGAGGAAGAAGTCTAAACTTTTGTTGGACATGAACTCATAGATTAGTATTTTTTCTTCTGGTTGAATGCAAAACCCTAAAAGCCTCACGAGATTGGTGTGCTGGAGTTTGGCAATAAGAATAACTTCATTCTTGAACTCTATCAATCCCTGTTTAGAACTTCTCAAGAGTCTTTTTGCTGCTATTTCCTGCCCATTCAATAGTTTACCCTGAAAGCATATTGCATGAgtcattatttaattttctatgaAGATTCTACCTACTCTTGGGATGCATTCAAGTgataatttattgattttacGTATTGAATTAACGAGTTAGGCTAAGACTTAAAGTGCAAATTatgtaaaagaagaagaagaagaagaagaagaagaagaagaagaagaagagagaaaggatAGCTTTAAGGTGGTAGATTTTATTAGAATAAAAGTTTAAAGATTAAAACTTTTGGATTATTGGTATTTTGTGACAGTATTAGCACATGTGGTCATGAGTTCAAAACATGTTTCACTATCAACTATGACTTTTATTAAAAGTTGAAAATCTCAAGTGTTagtgaatataatttttaaccattattcttttgggtaaatatcaTTTCGCTTCCTAACATATTCTTTATGCATCAAAATGATCCTAATGTTTTAAATTATCAGTTTAATTcctgattttttgaattttattaaaatagtcTTTATCCATATGTGATATATGAAAAATGCTGacatagataataaaaataataaaattactttCATGCAACTTAGGCTGCCACATGGATTTCCACATGGcatgaattttaaataaataaaaaagaaaggagaaactaaactaattaaaattattttcttcctTCTCGCCCTTCCTCTGTCTTCGCTCAAACCCAAATATCTTAACCTCTCCACATTCTCTCATCTCTCAAATCCAAGGAGGGCTCTGCTAGTCATTCTCAAACAAATTACCTATGGTAGGGATGGTGGTTACGATTTcaccgagagagagagccaTGGATATCTTTATTTGTAACATTTATGGGACATGCCAAatgagttacaaaactcttagcATTTGATTATTATTCTAATATGTTCaaattttatctctctctcacacacaagcagagagagagagagagagagagagagagagagagagagagagagagagagagagagaaccttatAAACTGGCCCAAAACCGCCCTGtcctaatttattttcaattgaaaaatcACTTGTAGCAGTAGAAATGCTTTCGAAGCTGAAACTTTGAAATTCATGGCCAGCATGCCTAtcattgttttcttctttcacTTTGTCCCGTACAGTGGAAGGAATTGCATCATCTTCAAGCTCTTGTAAGAGACACTTTTGTCGCTTCTTAGAACTCTCCCCTAGTAAACATACATGCAAAACATGACTTGAAAATTTGCTTATGCTTTATCATCAatagtatatataaaacatCTATATATAGTACGGCCATAAATTACCTTTCGCTAtgtgatttttcaattttgcatAGCATAATAAGCACAACAGCGTGATGATAATCCCCCCAACTGCCACGATGAGCCATATCCACCACCTAATATTTGCCCTTGACTTGTTTGCCAACATGCTATCCTTAAAAGTAACTTGTTGGCCGGCTATTCCATAATGGGATTTTCCAAAATATAGTCTCATTAATATTATATCTATACAACAATACGCATATTTAcaccataaataaataacttaaagaCCAAAATATAGTTGTTTATATTATGCACGATTATAGATAACATAGTTTAGCATTATTTGTAACTATTCTAcaaaccaaatttaaaaaatatatttgaaaaatataggcTTTTCAAAACTTACGcgcactaaaaaaaaatggcttgaatttataaatattatagatatgatttcaaaaatcatataaaaaaaatattgatactATAGTTAGTAGGTACTGTTTCGAAAGTTTATataatactaacatctcgactcttagagagtcgattttgagCCTATAAATCGACTTTTAGATACTCGATTTCCATGTTCTGATCAGATCTGATGTGGCGCTTTTCCACGTGGCGGCCACCTGGAAATTGAGTTTCTAAGAGTCGATTTATATATCGACTCTTAAATACTCGGTTTATATGTGACGTGTACA
The sequence above is drawn from the Castanea sativa cultivar Marrone di Chiusa Pesio chromosome 5, ASM4071231v1 genome and encodes:
- the LOC142634883 gene encoding G-type lectin S-receptor-like serine/threonine-protein kinase At1g67520; translated protein: MRLYFGKSHYGIAGQQVTFKDSMLANKSRANIRWWIWLIVAVGGIIITLLCLLCYAKLKNHIAKGESSKKRQKCLLQELEDDAIPSTVRDKVKEENNDRHAGHEFQSFSFESISTATSDFSIENKLGQGGFGPVYKGKLLNGQEIAAKRLLRSSKQGLIEFKNEVILIAKLQHTNLVRLLGFCIQPEEKILIYEFMSNKSLDFFLFDSTKRFILNWKKRFNIIEGIAQGLVYLHKYSRLRVIHRDLKASNILLDGEMNLKISDFGMARIFGLKGLEENTNRIVGTYGYMPPEYARYGVVSMKTDVFSYGVLLLEIVSGKKNNSHNCFDYQLNLIGYAWQLWNEGKGLELIDPTILDGSCLPSNVLRCIHVGLLCVQDQATDRPIMVDVVSMLSKETLQLFPPKHLAFFVNTNQDGTLGGFEIKLEKCSINNVTHSQMEAR